A region of the Fischerella sp. PCC 9605 genome:
AGAACTTCCAATTGCTAATACAGCAGATCCAACTCCAGGCACTGCTATTAGTCCCAACCCTAATAAGCAACCGCATATAGCACCTAGCATACTACCTGTAATCGCTGCATATCCTTTTGGTGGATCTTGGTAGCTAAAAAAATCATTCCTACCAAATTCATCCAAATGATTAATATCCGATTCGTTAACAACAATAGAAATCTGATCTGTGGAGAACCCGGCATTTATCAGTTCATTCAGCATCCCTTCGGCATCTTGGCGGCTAGAAAATACAGCAACAGCATGTCTATTTTGACTTGATACCATTTTTTCCTCCTTTGAAAGCCCACTCATTGCTCACTTTTCAAAAACACAGCACCCAGATTAGTCGCAGCTAGATCCAGTCCTCCATTTCTGTATTCGTTGGAAAGCAGGAATTGGCAACATTCAGTAACGTCGCGGGGGTGCGGGTTACATCAGGGGCAAACAGCATAATGGATTGAATATGCCCTCTAAAATTCAGATTAAGGGTACGACCTGCAAATTTATTCTCACCTTTAATATTGTTAATAAATGTAGGGAAAATCGAAGTACTCTTAGTTCTGATTGAAGTAATGTCTTTACCAACAATCTGAGTCTGTGCAGGTCTAAAATATAGAAATTGAGTTAGCAGCACATTCGTTGAGGAGCATCGAAATTGAACAGCGTGTTGGTATAGAAGCGTACTATCTCTGAAACGATATCGATAACTTCCGGTTTGAAGAGATTGTTAATTTAACTCAACTTTAGTCAATCGATTTTAGGTTGACTCTTAACTAAAGGTATCAATTCCGGTTTTCCTGTAGTGGGATTGCGTACAACTTTGACTAAATGGATAGTTGATTCTTGGCGATCGCCATCTTTTTCAAAAGTAATTGTTCCTGTCGCTCCAGTGGCTTTAAAATTAGGATTAGCCATTACTTGCCGCAGGTTAACACGATTAGGAGAGGGCAGTTTTTCTAAAGCGGTCAGCACAGCACGTGTGGCATCATAAGCTAATGCTGTGTGCCAATTTACAGAATTTCCCCACAATTGTTGAGCTTGTACTGAAAATTCTTGATTGCCAACACCTTGAGAATACCAAAGAATTGCCATAACTGCTCCTACTTCATTGTCAGCAATTCTTCTGATCATTTTGTCAGTGCCTAGGCTATCTCCACCTACTATTAAATATTTAAAATGTTTAGCATATTCAATTACCTGCACAGCCCAATCTGAAGTCAAACCATCTGTAGTGGGAAATCAAATAATCACATCTGCACTTTTTTCTTTAACCTGATTGATTGTAGAGTCCAAATTTTCAGAAAAAGGAATTTCCGCTACAACTTTTCCTCCTACTTCTGCAAATCTATTCTTCATTTCTATTTGCAGAGATTTACTATAATTGCTATTCGGATTAAAAACGAGATAAGTCCAACACTTTGAGAACTTTTGTTTTACCTGCATCATCTATTTCAAAAGTTTTAGCAAAGCCGCCTCTGCCCAATAGTTGAATTACCCGGTAGCGATTTTTTAGTAAAAGATTTGTCCCGCAGTTCCGGCAAACTTTACCATAGATATTCATCGGATCGCTCGGATTAGGACAATGAGGATTGAGACAATAACTCATAAAAACTACGGGATAATTTGTATGAATATTTTTCGGTAAAATATCTGGAATTAGCGTGTAATTTAGCTTCCAATCGTCTTGGCATGGAAATTATGTACTAAATGCATTTCATATAAATTAAATCGATAACATTAATATTTTTATTCGATGATATTAATATATATTATTTAGTAATCAAATAATATTTTTTGATACCTATATATTTTAATGTATAATAAATTTTTAGTGGTTTTAAACTGCATTTACAACTCATTTTTGCTTTGGCGAAAGTCAGGCCTGGCAAACTCCGCTTCAGCGGACTGAATAAAAAAAGAGATTAATGAAACCAGATTTGGTCTCGGTAATAATTTTGACTTATCACTATTTTCTAGGTTTCACACCCGAAGCTATTTTTCACTCTTTGTTTTATGTCCAAATCTGCAATTACAGTTACCGTTAAATTGTTTGCTGCCTATCAAGAGGTTTATGGAGTGCCGGAACTGGTGCTGGAATTTCCTGAACATACACCAGTTGCCGCAGTTCGCGATCGCCTCATCGCCGAACATCCCGAACTGACTCAATGGCGGGATGTGACGCGGTTTGGGGTTAACTTGATATTTGTCGAACCAGATACGATATTGCAAGACGGCGACGAGGTAGTGTTAATTCCCCCTGTTAGTGGTGGGTAATCCAGGGAGATGGGGAGATGGGGAGAACCGGAGGTGGGGAGACAAACAACCACCAACTACCAACTACCAACTACCAACTAACCACTAACTGCCTGTACACTTACCAAAATATCCGTAATACTACTGTTTCTTTTGTATATGTATACGTATACAAATAAGGAGAGATATACAGTAAGAGCGTTAGCCTGAAACAAAGGAGGATGATGCATGACTAAGGTTAGATACCTGGTTTATGCTCCCTCCTAATTTCTTTTTTTATGTATAAAAAAATAATGCAACATCTATAATATGTGTTG
Encoded here:
- a CDS encoding ABC transporter substrate-binding protein, with product MIRRIADNEVGAVMAILWYSQGVGNQEFSVQAQQLWGNSVNWHTALAYDATRAVLTALEKLPSPNRVNLRQVMANPNFKATGATGTITFEKDGDRQESTIHLVKVVRNPTTGKPELIPLVKSQPKID
- a CDS encoding 4-Cys prefix domain-containing protein, encoding MSYCLNPHCPNPSDPMNIYGKVCRNCGTNLLLKNRYRVIQLLGRGGFAKTFEIDDAGKTKVLKVLDLSRF
- a CDS encoding MoaD/ThiS family protein; translated protein: MSKSAITVTVKLFAAYQEVYGVPELVLEFPEHTPVAAVRDRLIAEHPELTQWRDVTRFGVNLIFVEPDTILQDGDEVVLIPPVSGG